Proteins co-encoded in one Bremerella sp. TYQ1 genomic window:
- a CDS encoding helix-turn-helix domain-containing protein — MPKTIDPPNNDPLLISATKAAELLSVSPRTLWALTNEGEIPFVRIRRRVMYSRTALRKWINARMTGRNSDSH, encoded by the coding sequence ATGCCGAAAACGATTGATCCACCAAATAACGACCCATTACTCATCAGTGCCACCAAGGCCGCAGAACTGCTCTCAGTCTCACCTAGAACGCTGTGGGCATTAACCAACGAAGGAGAAATCCCGTTCGTCCGAATTCGTCGCAGGGTCATGTATTCCAGAACGGCCTTACGAAAGTGGATTAACGCTCGAATGACGGGAAGAAATTCGGACTCCCATTAA